In Oncorhynchus kisutch isolate 150728-3 linkage group LG5, Okis_V2, whole genome shotgun sequence, a genomic segment contains:
- the LOC109890817 gene encoding homeobox protein ANF-1 — protein MAAPTVSCQIRLVDAKPVFTIDSILGLNLDRPGLQNVSVKLYRPWTELEPTQQRSHTIVNRPSEPSAEIKGIVEEQKLNCKRHFTESYRRTLNWYIGRRPRTAFSSTQIEVLESVFLINSYPGIDIRDELAQRLHLEEDRIQIWFQNRRAKLKRSHRESQFLMVKKAFADLKDKEEE, from the exons ATGGCTGCACCTACCGTTAGTTGCCAGATCAGGCTGGTTGACGCAAAGCCAGTTTTCACCATAGACAGCATCCTTGGGTTGAATTTGGACAGGCCAGGCCTACAAAATGTGTCTGTGAAGCTGTATCGACCTTGGACAG AATTGGAACCAACGCAACAGAGAAGTCACACCATAGTCAATAGACCATCGGAGCCTTCCGCAGAGATAAAGGGGATAGTAGAAGAACAGAAGCTCAACTGTAAACGACACTTTACGGAGTCCTACAGGAGAACATTAAACTGGTACATTGGGCGCAGGCCGCGGACGGCATTCAGTAGCacacag ATTGAAGTCTTGGAGAGTGTGTTTCTCATCAACTCATATCCGGGTATTGACATCAGAGATGAACTGGCACAAAGGTTACATCTGGAGGAAGATAGAATACAG ATCTGGTTTCAGAACCGCAGGGCCAAGCTGAAACGTTCTCACAGAGAGTCACAGTTCCTAATGGTGAAAAAAGCCTTTGCAGATCTCAAGGACAAAGAAGAGGAATAG